Proteins encoded within one genomic window of Trichocoleus sp. FACHB-46:
- a CDS encoding DUF4383 domain-containing protein, with translation MKSRKPGQYFALVIGILFLLIGIMGFIPALVKEPTVSADAANLGFSGGYGDLLGLFPINFLHNIVHLTVGFLGILASISLGSSRLYSGALALFYGLLTILGLIPATQSTLGFIPIFGNEIWLHASTAAIATYFGFIATPNLAELTEKKLSERSASSN, from the coding sequence ATGAAATCTCGGAAACCAGGACAGTATTTCGCCTTGGTGATAGGTATCCTTTTTCTGCTAATTGGCATTATGGGATTTATCCCAGCCTTGGTGAAAGAACCTACAGTGTCAGCCGATGCGGCGAATCTTGGCTTTAGTGGCGGATATGGCGATCTATTAGGTTTATTCCCGATTAACTTCTTGCACAATATCGTTCATCTGACTGTAGGATTTCTAGGAATTCTAGCTTCTATCTCCTTAGGCAGCTCCCGTCTCTACAGTGGCGCGCTGGCCCTATTCTATGGATTGCTCACCATTCTGGGTCTGATTCCCGCTACTCAATCCACTTTGGGCTTTATCCCTATCTTTGGTAATGAGATTTGGCTGCATGCCTCTACCGCTGCGATCGCAACTTACTTTGGCTTCATCGCCACACCCAATTTAGCAGAACTTACCGAGAAGAAACTCTCTGAGAGAAGCGCCAGCAGCAATTAA
- a CDS encoding S41 family peptidase yields MSSLHQKSLKNLHRWLALAITSVTGLLLVALLVLPAVSRLADPKSAVFEQAWQTVNQNFYDRRFNGVDWQAIRDRYRPLVAQASSMEAAAVVINQMLSELQTSHTQFYTRSEPAYYQLLGIFQSDSLWRQLRKFFPDGKVEYPGIGIFTQELNGQTFISAILNGSPAEKAGLKVGDRLLSVEGRPYQPIQSFVGKVGQGVKVSIQRTSDAASTQTITVTPKSLDPTKLFLEAMQASTEMIEQENQRIGYVHIWSYAGDRYQEELKRSLIYGDLRTADGLILDLREGWGGAIPEYLNFFTAKTPTLTQVERDGTKTDLNYRWSKPVVMLVNQRSRSGKEILAYGFQKYNIGAVIGSQTPGAVVGGRPFLMQDGSLLYLAVVDVFVNGERLEGRGVKPDIEVPFQLAYAQGADPQKQKAIAVLVQALQPSK; encoded by the coding sequence ATGTCTAGCCTGCACCAAAAATCGCTTAAGAATTTACACCGCTGGCTTGCTTTAGCGATTACAAGTGTTACAGGTTTACTTTTAGTTGCCCTACTCGTCTTACCAGCAGTTTCCAGACTAGCAGACCCTAAAAGTGCAGTGTTTGAACAAGCTTGGCAGACAGTCAATCAAAACTTTTACGATCGCAGGTTTAATGGCGTGGACTGGCAGGCAATTCGCGATCGCTACAGGCCCTTAGTAGCGCAAGCCAGCTCGATGGAAGCAGCCGCTGTCGTGATCAATCAGATGTTGTCTGAGTTGCAGACTTCTCATACGCAGTTTTACACTCGCTCCGAACCTGCTTACTACCAACTTTTAGGCATCTTTCAATCTGATAGTTTGTGGAGACAACTGAGAAAGTTCTTCCCAGATGGCAAGGTGGAATATCCTGGCATTGGCATTTTCACCCAAGAGCTGAACGGTCAAACTTTTATCAGCGCTATCCTCAATGGCAGCCCTGCGGAGAAGGCAGGCTTGAAGGTGGGCGATCGCTTACTCAGTGTCGAGGGCCGTCCTTACCAACCAATCCAATCTTTTGTCGGCAAGGTAGGGCAAGGAGTCAAAGTCTCCATTCAGCGCACCTCGGATGCGGCTAGCACTCAAACAATTACCGTTACTCCCAAATCTCTAGATCCCACCAAGCTTTTTTTAGAAGCGATGCAGGCGAGCACGGAGATGATTGAGCAAGAGAATCAGCGAATTGGCTATGTGCATATTTGGTCTTATGCGGGCGATCGCTACCAAGAGGAATTAAAGCGATCGCTAATCTATGGCGATTTGAGAACAGCAGACGGATTAATTTTAGACTTGCGAGAGGGTTGGGGTGGTGCTATCCCGGAATATCTCAACTTCTTTACTGCCAAGACTCCAACCCTGACTCAAGTTGAACGCGATGGCACCAAAACTGACCTCAATTACCGTTGGAGCAAGCCAGTCGTTATGTTGGTCAACCAACGCTCTAGAAGTGGTAAAGAGATTTTGGCTTATGGCTTTCAGAAATACAACATTGGAGCCGTGATTGGTAGCCAAACTCCAGGAGCTGTGGTGGGAGGTCGCCCATTTCTGATGCAGGATGGTAGCCTACTATATCTAGCTGTGGTAGATGTGTTTGTCAACGGAGAACGGCTTGAAGGGAGAGGCGTGAAGCCAGATATAGAAGTGCCATTCCAGTTAGCTTATGCTCAAGGCGCAGACCCACAAAAACAGAAGGCGATCGCGGTTTTAGTACAAGCATTGCAGCCGTCAAAGTAA